One Leptolyngbya sp. CCY15150 genomic window, AAACTTATTATCTTTCGGAGATATCACGATCATGCGCATCAAGCTTACAGGCGAAGAAATGCGAGAAGTTTACATGATTTCCGCGAATTGTACTCAAAGTGTAGAAAGTTTGTGCGCACGACTAGAAAAGCTGGCTGGGGGAGACGGATTATTGGAATTTAGAATGCAAGCAGATGTTGGGCTTTTGCCCTGGATGGAGCAACTTCAGGCATTGAGTAATCGCATTAACCTTAGGCTTCAAACGTCCGATATTCCAATAAACCCTAGCTTAGAAGAATATGAGGAGGTGTTTGAAATATCAGATGATCAGTGAAAAAGATCACACAGCATAGACTGAGATTCAGAAAGCTACAGATCCGTGAGAGCGATGAGTAAAGCCTACGCCAGTAATTCGACTGTGACTAGCTTGAGTTGATTGAGCCCTTTTGACGGCGATTGACCAGGCATTTATATGGTCGTTCAGGGCAAGATAGCTCATACTAGATCTAGGTTTTCTCGATTATGGGAATCACCTATGTTGTTTCATAGAAGGAGAGCAAAGCATGACTGTAGATGCAGAAATCTTACAAACGATCACCCAAATGCCAGAGCCATTGAAACAGGAGGTTTTGCATTACGCAAAATATTTAATTGAAAACTATTCAAAAGTAACTGCTGAGGAGAAGATATCCCAAAAGAAACGTCGATCCGGCATCTTAAAAGGTACGTTTGTTTTGCCCTTGCCGGATGACTTTGATGCACCTCTTGAAGATTTTAAGGAATACATGGAATGAGTCATCTTCTTCTGGATACTCATGCCTTCATCTGGCTAACTGAAAATGATTTAAAGCTTTCAGATGTTTTAAGAACAACCATTGACACTGCAGATCTTGTCTATCTCAGCATTGCCAGCCTTTGGGAAATGGCAATCAAGTTACAACTGGGTAAATTATCGCTTCAACAGGATTACGAAATGATCGGAGCTGCTCTTGAAGATTCGGATATTCTAATCCTGCCAATCTCTTTCGATGACACAGTTTACGTACGAAATCTTCCACTCCATCATCGTGATCCGTTCGATCGCATCTTAATCGCTCAGTCAATTAGTAATTCTCTAGCTATTGTCAGTGCAGATACAGTTTTTGACGCTTATCCGGTTCGGCGGGTGTGGACATGAACAAGAAAAATATTTTTTGCTTTAAATTGCAGGATAAGCAAATCCAAAAAGGAAAAATCGACTGGTTTGGACAGAGGCAGTTTGAGCAAATTTTGTTTTACTACATTATGTCCGAACGACGAAAAAGCTGGGCACTTTAACCGATATCACTCTGAAACCTTGACCTCATCATTAAGGCATCAATAAACCACGGGATAGCTGGATTGGATCGAGGAAGCACACCAAACTCATCTCATAGCAATGATCACTTTCATTGGCATATCGGTCACGCTCTGGAGAGCGATCGCTGCCGGCAGGGTAGAGAGCGATCGCTTCATCGAAGATTTCATGCATGTCATTGAGCAAGTGTGGGAGTATAAAACTATCTAGAACGACCTTTTAAGAGAATCTCCAGCCTCCAAGATCACTTTTAATAGTTCTAGATCTCACCATAGTATTAGCTCTATAAAACTCTCATGACTGACTCGTATCAAATTCGCATTCACAATCGCAAAACCGGCACCTCCCACTGCGTTCGGGTGCCAAGCGATCGCTACATTCTCCACAGTGCCGAAAATCAGGGCGTCGAACTACCCTTCTCCTGCCGCAACGGTGCTTGTACAGCCTGTGCAGGGCGATTGC contains:
- a CDS encoding DUF2281 domain-containing protein, with the translated sequence MTVDAEILQTITQMPEPLKQEVLHYAKYLIENYSKVTAEEKISQKKRRSGILKGTFVLPLPDDFDAPLEDFKEYME
- a CDS encoding type II toxin-antitoxin system VapC family toxin, whose product is MSHLLLDTHAFIWLTENDLKLSDVLRTTIDTADLVYLSIASLWEMAIKLQLGKLSLQQDYEMIGAALEDSDILILPISFDDTVYVRNLPLHHRDPFDRILIAQSISNSLAIVSADTVFDAYPVRRVWT